A region of Deltaproteobacteria bacterium DNA encodes the following proteins:
- a CDS encoding ABC transporter ATP-binding protein: MAEPLLETVGLTRRFGALAAVDGVSLSFQEGRVHAVIGPNGAGKSTFLNLLSGELRATSGQIRFRGEDVTRATPDRLSRIGIGRSYQTANLFPGLSCADCVWLAAQSRLESSMRFFRPAGRYAEVGIRAAHALEASGLTQRHATMAGHLSYGEQRQLEIAMMLATEPSLLLLDEPLAGLGHDEAIRVMDLLRKIARGRTVVLVEHDMDAVFSVSAAVTVLVDGRVLATGSPAEIRSSAAVREAYLGEEIA; encoded by the coding sequence GTGGCTGAGCCGCTGCTCGAGACGGTGGGGCTGACGCGCCGCTTCGGAGCGCTGGCTGCCGTCGACGGCGTTTCGCTCTCGTTCCAGGAGGGGCGCGTCCACGCCGTGATCGGACCGAACGGGGCCGGGAAGTCGACGTTCTTGAACCTGCTCTCCGGGGAGTTGCGAGCGACCAGCGGGCAAATCCGTTTCCGCGGCGAAGACGTGACGCGCGCAACCCCGGATCGACTCTCGCGGATCGGAATCGGACGCAGCTACCAGACCGCGAATCTCTTCCCCGGGCTCTCGTGCGCGGATTGCGTCTGGCTGGCCGCGCAGTCGCGGCTGGAGTCGTCGATGCGCTTCTTCCGGCCCGCCGGACGCTACGCGGAAGTCGGCATCCGCGCCGCGCATGCGCTCGAGGCCTCCGGACTGACGCAGCGACACGCCACCATGGCCGGTCACCTCAGCTACGGCGAGCAGCGGCAGCTCGAGATCGCCATGATGCTGGCCACCGAACCTTCCCTGCTCCTGCTCGACGAGCCGCTCGCAGGGCTCGGCCACGACGAGGCCATTCGCGTGATGGACCTGCTGAGGAAGATCGCCCGCGGCCGCACGGTGGTGCTCGTCGAGCACGACATGGACGCGGTCTTCAGCGTCTCGGCCGCGGTGACCGTGCTGGTCGACGGCCGGGTGCTGGCCACCGGGTCGCCCGCCGAGATCCGCTCGAGCGCGGCGGTCCGCGAGGCGTATCTCGGCGAGGAGATCGCGTGA
- a CDS encoding branched-chain amino acid ABC transporter permease encodes MSLSLFALQVVNGVEYGLLLFLVASGLTLVFGVLGVLNFAHGSFYMLGAYLAWWISQRTGSLLLAILVGLPVMVLVGLVVERLAIARLYARDHLSQVLLTYGLVLLFNELQRGLFGNDVHGVTTPKALAWTMPLGETQTWPAWRALTALACICVAAAMRQVVLKTRFGMRVRAGASNAEMVEALGIDVRKLFATLFSAGTALAGLAGMLAAPLTTVYPGMGEGVLILSFVVVVIGGIGSIKGAFVGALLVGLADTFGKVLLPGFASATVYAVMAAVLLWRPRGLLGAAFEGR; translated from the coding sequence ATGAGCCTTTCGCTCTTTGCCTTGCAGGTCGTCAACGGCGTCGAATACGGCTTGCTGCTTTTCCTCGTCGCGAGCGGACTGACCCTGGTTTTCGGCGTCCTCGGCGTCCTCAATTTCGCGCACGGCTCGTTCTACATGCTCGGCGCCTACCTGGCGTGGTGGATCTCGCAACGGACGGGCAGCCTGCTGCTCGCGATTCTCGTCGGCCTTCCCGTCATGGTCCTCGTCGGCCTCGTGGTCGAGCGTCTCGCCATCGCGCGGCTGTACGCCCGCGACCATCTCTCGCAGGTCCTCCTCACCTACGGGCTGGTCCTCCTCTTCAACGAGCTGCAGCGCGGGCTCTTCGGCAACGACGTGCACGGGGTGACGACGCCGAAAGCGCTGGCCTGGACGATGCCGCTCGGCGAGACGCAGACGTGGCCCGCCTGGCGGGCGCTCACGGCGCTGGCCTGCATCTGCGTCGCCGCCGCCATGCGGCAGGTGGTCCTCAAGACCCGGTTCGGCATGCGCGTCCGCGCCGGCGCCTCCAACGCCGAGATGGTCGAGGCCCTCGGCATCGACGTGCGCAAGCTGTTTGCCACGCTCTTCAGCGCCGGCACCGCGCTGGCGGGTCTCGCCGGCATGCTCGCCGCCCCGCTCACCACCGTCTACCCGGGCATGGGCGAGGGCGTTCTCATCCTCTCGTTCGTGGTGGTGGTGATCGGCGGGATCGGATCGATCAAGGGAGCGTTCGTCGGCGCGCTGCTGGTCGGCCTCGCCGACACGTTCGGGAAAGTGCTGCTGCCCGGCTTCGCCAGCGCCACGGTCTACGCCGTCATGGCCGCGGTGCTGCTCTGGCGCCCGCGGGGACTGCTGGGCGCCGCCTTCGAGGGACGATGA
- a CDS encoding scp-like family protein, with product MRCCPFLAAVLLAAGCEPGLTGASDAAPQPAPDADAQTWLDLHNAVRRAPQPPPPSSLPALTWSADAAAVAQAWAAGCNYQHNPGRGQRGENIAASAPSGHWTAADVVAAWASEVQDYDYATNTCASGKQCGHYTQLVWRDTLRTGCAHRICTVNWPFAPPSGGSWDFWVCDYEPPGNWVGQKPY from the coding sequence GTGCGCTGCTGCCCTTTCCTCGCCGCGGTCCTGCTTGCCGCCGGGTGCGAGCCGGGACTGACCGGAGCATCCGACGCCGCTCCGCAGCCTGCGCCTGACGCCGACGCGCAGACCTGGCTCGATCTCCACAACGCCGTTCGCCGCGCTCCCCAGCCGCCGCCTCCGTCATCGCTGCCTGCGCTGACCTGGTCGGCGGACGCGGCTGCTGTTGCGCAAGCCTGGGCCGCCGGCTGCAACTATCAGCACAACCCCGGCCGGGGTCAGCGCGGCGAGAACATCGCCGCCAGCGCGCCATCCGGCCATTGGACGGCGGCGGACGTCGTCGCCGCCTGGGCCAGCGAGGTGCAGGACTACGACTACGCGACGAACACCTGCGCTTCCGGCAAGCAGTGCGGCCATTACACGCAGCTCGTCTGGCGCGACACGCTGCGCACCGGATGCGCGCACCGCATCTGCACCGTCAACTGGCCGTTCGCGCCGCCCTCGGGCGGAAGCTGGGACTTCTGGGTCTGCGACTACGAGCCGCCGGGCAACTGGGTCGGGCAGAAACCATACTGA
- a CDS encoding ABC transporter ATP-binding protein yields MTALLEATDLHTFYGASHVLHGVSFSIAQGETVTLMGRNGMGKTTTIRSVLGLTPPRSGEVRVRGNVVTGWPAHRIAAQGIGLVPEGRGIFPTLTVTENLRVAQRPGAWTEERALALFPRLRQRLTHLGSQLSGGEQQMLAIARALLINPQLVILDGATEGLAPLIRQEIWSAVRRLRGEGIASLIVDKEVKTLLEIGDRHLILLKGRVVFSGDSASFRARADENLALLRA; encoded by the coding sequence GTGACGGCGCTGCTGGAAGCGACCGATCTCCACACCTTCTACGGCGCAAGCCACGTCCTGCACGGCGTCAGCTTCTCCATCGCCCAGGGCGAGACGGTGACGCTGATGGGCCGCAACGGGATGGGGAAGACCACCACCATCCGCAGCGTCCTGGGGCTGACGCCGCCGCGCTCCGGAGAGGTGCGCGTTCGCGGCAACGTCGTGACCGGCTGGCCGGCGCACCGGATCGCCGCGCAGGGCATCGGGCTGGTGCCGGAAGGGCGCGGCATCTTTCCCACTCTCACCGTGACGGAGAATCTCCGGGTCGCGCAGCGCCCCGGGGCCTGGACGGAGGAGCGCGCTCTCGCGCTTTTTCCCAGGCTGCGCCAGCGGCTGACCCATCTCGGATCCCAGCTTTCCGGGGGCGAGCAGCAGATGCTCGCCATCGCCCGCGCCCTGCTGATCAATCCGCAGCTGGTGATCCTCGACGGCGCGACCGAGGGCCTGGCGCCCCTGATCCGCCAGGAGATCTGGTCCGCGGTCCGGCGCCTGCGCGGCGAAGGGATCGCGTCGTTGATCGTCGACAAGGAAGTCAAGACGCTGCTGGAGATTGGGGACCGGCACTTGATTCTCCTCAAGGGCCGCGTGGTGTTCTCCGGCGACAGCGCATCCTTCCGCGCCCGCGCGGACGAGAACCTCGCGCTGCTTCGCGCCTGA
- a CDS encoding ABC transporter permease, producing the protein MALSRREILGAAACSALLPRRLFSATAAKLRIGLLLPYSGTYAALGHNITDAMKLAATEHGGKLGGRDVEWVAVDDESDPAKAPANVNKLIAGEKVDILTGPVHSGVAMAMMQIVRQENVLTIVTNAGAQAVTGNLCAPHVFRTSFSNWQTSYPCADVMLKAGHKKAVLMFWNYSFGQESMAAFKEGYAKGGGTVAKEIAVPFPSTEFQANLSEIASLKPDAVFVFFAGAGAAKFVKDYADAGLKDRVALYGSGFLTEGVLAAQGPAAEGIKTTLHYADALDNAANRKFRDAFKKATGRDADVYAVAGYDTVNALAQALGKVKGDTGAQKDLIAALEGVRLESPRGPFRFSKAHNPIQDIYLRQVKGGKEVVLGVAMKAAEDPAAGCKTGK; encoded by the coding sequence ATGGCCCTGTCCCGACGCGAGATCCTCGGTGCCGCAGCCTGCTCCGCACTCCTTCCTCGCCGGCTATTCTCCGCCACCGCCGCCAAGCTGCGCATCGGGCTGCTGCTGCCATACTCGGGAACCTACGCGGCGCTCGGCCACAACATCACCGACGCGATGAAGCTCGCCGCCACCGAGCACGGCGGCAAGCTCGGTGGCCGGGACGTGGAGTGGGTGGCCGTCGACGACGAGTCCGATCCCGCCAAGGCGCCGGCCAACGTCAACAAGCTGATCGCCGGAGAAAAGGTCGACATCCTCACCGGACCCGTCCATTCCGGCGTGGCGATGGCGATGATGCAGATCGTCCGCCAGGAGAACGTTCTCACCATCGTCACCAACGCGGGCGCGCAGGCAGTGACCGGCAACCTCTGTGCGCCCCACGTGTTCCGCACTTCCTTCTCGAACTGGCAGACCTCGTATCCGTGCGCCGACGTGATGCTCAAGGCGGGGCACAAGAAGGCGGTGCTGATGTTCTGGAACTACAGCTTCGGCCAGGAGTCGATGGCGGCCTTCAAGGAAGGCTACGCCAAGGGCGGCGGCACCGTCGCGAAGGAGATCGCCGTCCCGTTCCCCAGCACCGAGTTCCAGGCGAACCTGTCGGAGATCGCCTCCCTCAAGCCGGATGCCGTCTTCGTCTTCTTCGCGGGCGCCGGCGCCGCGAAGTTCGTCAAGGACTACGCCGACGCGGGACTCAAGGACCGCGTCGCGCTCTACGGGTCCGGCTTCCTCACCGAAGGCGTCCTCGCGGCGCAGGGACCGGCCGCCGAGGGCATCAAGACGACGCTGCACTACGCCGATGCGCTCGACAACGCCGCCAACCGGAAGTTCCGCGACGCCTTCAAGAAGGCGACGGGACGCGACGCGGACGTCTACGCCGTGGCCGGTTACGACACCGTGAACGCGCTCGCGCAGGCGCTCGGAAAGGTCAAGGGAGATACCGGCGCACAGAAGGACCTGATCGCCGCGCTCGAGGGCGTTCGCCTCGAGAGCCCACGCGGGCCGTTCCGGTTCTCCAAGGCGCACAACCCCATCCAGGACATCTATCTGCGGCAGGTGAAAGGCGGGAAGGAAGTCGTGCTCGGCGTGGCGATGAAGGCAGCCGAGGACCCGGCCGCGGGCTGCAAGACGGGGAAATGA
- a CDS encoding branched-chain amino acid ABC transporter permease — protein sequence MRRRLLLLVAAAALGAVALSGDRFWLQFLGKAMIGCILAISLDLLVGFTGLVSLAHSAFFGLAAYVLAGLTNGLGLVNPLVTLPISVACAAIAALIIGWLSLRATGVYFIMVTLAFTQMLFYVFNDSPALGGSDGLYVQSRPVEGRAAAYVVIWIALVLVYLLLSRVLRAPYGRVLEGIRGNEQRMRSLGFPTRRYKLVAFVIAGALAGLAGYLDATLYGFVNPAQLGWRQSGLILVTVLLGGRGTLYGPALGALLLAFIEHYGERVTEHWNALIALLVIAVVLFLPRGLAGLVPGASRG from the coding sequence ATGAGGAGGCGCCTGCTCCTGCTCGTCGCGGCGGCGGCGCTCGGCGCGGTCGCGCTCAGCGGCGACCGCTTCTGGCTGCAGTTTCTGGGAAAGGCGATGATCGGATGCATCCTCGCCATCAGCCTCGATTTGCTCGTCGGCTTCACCGGCCTGGTCAGCCTCGCGCATTCCGCCTTCTTCGGTCTCGCCGCGTATGTCCTTGCCGGGCTGACGAACGGCCTCGGCCTGGTGAATCCCCTCGTGACGCTCCCCATCTCGGTCGCCTGTGCCGCGATCGCGGCGCTGATCATCGGATGGCTCAGCCTGCGGGCGACGGGCGTGTACTTCATCATGGTCACGCTCGCGTTCACGCAGATGCTCTTCTACGTGTTCAACGATTCGCCCGCGCTGGGGGGCTCGGATGGCCTCTACGTCCAGTCTCGCCCGGTGGAAGGGCGAGCGGCCGCGTACGTCGTCATCTGGATTGCGCTGGTGCTCGTCTACCTGCTGCTCTCGCGTGTGCTGCGAGCGCCTTACGGCCGGGTCCTCGAGGGAATCCGCGGAAACGAGCAGCGGATGCGGTCGCTCGGGTTTCCGACGCGACGCTACAAGCTCGTTGCCTTCGTCATCGCCGGAGCGCTGGCGGGACTCGCCGGGTATCTGGACGCGACCCTGTACGGCTTCGTCAATCCCGCCCAGCTCGGATGGCGGCAGTCCGGACTCATTCTGGTCACGGTCCTGCTCGGTGGCAGAGGCACGCTGTATGGCCCCGCCCTCGGAGCGCTGCTCCTCGCGTTCATCGAGCACTACGGCGAGCGCGTCACCGAGCACTGGAACGCGCTGATCGCGCTGCTGGTGATCGCGGTCGTGCTCTTCCTTCCCCGCGGCCTGGCCGGCCTCGTGCCCGGAGCATCGCGTGGCTGA